In Erigeron canadensis isolate Cc75 chromosome 1, C_canadensis_v1, whole genome shotgun sequence, a single window of DNA contains:
- the LOC122604668 gene encoding DNA-directed RNA polymerase III subunit RPC3, producing MTSPHGIELAVHLISTYFGDIVSKVCECLLRKGTLSLAQVRKYTEMKDVTVKNALLVLIQHNCVQAFNLQVSGGFGEAPKIVTQYMALHDNIIHHMRFPKFLAIVLDEFGKECMEIIEGLLQHGSLSLKLITDRYKDKHKANATSEENSTAAIVLHENFNKLAHARYIERCPAHEPFLPPEEDAPKKRTARSRMGDGPLTVEARALAAAAPMESLRFLVEVDACGNGAADDDDDSNKCPTTGIVGEKRKQPEAEVWATNQNKEILWRVNFEEFMRRLRHKACVSHVTTRLDSVAGIVLSAIFEAGRKEETKVKMEKTVPLPLETVFEEAMKSEEGRSLTLERVRASLVQLGCELPTIGIDETYSIDLKKIIDQAQAQEVESIVLKKYGREAYRIFRLLLERERLYDTDKISNTTFVEKKDALKILFQLWKDDFLHMERLGNDAAQKSEILLWKLNKRSLWEQVLDDMYHAALNLKLRLVHELEQAKDILRVLKGKTVGDEVMQKRKRVGDKWKVLESSLMILDDAILLFHDF from the exons ATGACGTCACCTCATGGGATCGAACTTGCCGTACATCTCATCTCTACTTACTTCGGTGATATTGTCTCT AAAGTATGTGAATGTTTGCTGCGTAAAGGGACATTATCATTAGCACAAGTGAGAAAATATACGGAGATGAAGGATGTGACTGTTAAAAATGCATTGCTTGTTTTAATTCAACATAATTGTGTTCAAGCCTTCAATCTTCAAGTCTCAG GTGGATTTGGGGAAGCACCGAAGATTGTGACTCAGTATATGGCACTGCATGACAACATCATCCACCATATGAGGTTCCCCAAGTTTTTAGCTATTGTGTTGGATGAATTCGGAAAAGAG TGCATGGAGATTATTGAAGGATTACTTCAACATGGAAGTTTATCTTTGAAACTGATTACGGATAGGTATAAGGATAAGCATAAGGCTAATGCGACAAGTGAAG AGAATAGCACTGCTGCTATTGTGTTACATGAAAACTTCAATAAACTTGCTCATGCTCGCTATATCGAAAGATGCCCTGCTCATGAACCATTTCTACCACCAGAGGAAGATGCTCCTAAGAAAAGAACCGCTAGATCTAGG ATGGGTGATGGACCACTGACCGTTGAGGCACGTGCATTAGCAGCTGCGGCTCCTATGGAATCATTAAGATTTTTAGTCGAAGTAGATGCATGTGGAAATGGTGccgctgatgatgatgatgatagcaACAAATGTCCTACTACAGGAATTGTTGGAGAAAAG CGCAAGCAACCTGAAGCAGAAGTTTGGGCTACAAATCAAAACAAAGAAATACTTTGGCGTGTCAATTTTGAGGAATTTATGCGACGTCTTCGTCATAAG GCTTGTGTTTCCCACGTGACAACACGTCTAGATAGTGTAGCTGGCATTGTTCTTAGTGCAATATTTGAGGCAGGTAGAAAAGAAGAAACTAAAGTCAAAATGGAAAAAACAG TTCCTCTTCCCTTGGAAACCGTCTTTGAAGAAGCAATGAAGAGTGAAGAAGGTCGGAGTTTGACACTAGAGCGTGTTAGAGCTTCTCTTGTCCAATTGGGCTGTGAACTCCCTACAATCGGGATAGACGAAACTTACAGCATTG ACTTGAAGAAAATCATTGATCAGGCTCAAGCCCAGGAG GTTGAATCCATTGTGCTGAAAAAATATGGAAGGGAGGCTTATAGGATATTCAGGTTACTATTAGAACGTGAAAGGCTATATGATACAGATAAG ATATCCAACACTACATTCGTTGAAAAGAAAGATGCACTGAAGATTCTTTTTCAGCTATGGAAAGATGATTTCTTGCACATGGAG agaCTTGGAAATGATGCTGCTCAGAAGTCAGAAATTTTGTTATGGAAGTTAAATAAACGTTCTCTTTGGGAACAAGTTTTAGATGACATGTATCATGCTGCTCTCAATCTAAAACTCCGCCTTGTTCATGAGCTTGAACAAGCGAAAGAC ATTCTTCGGGTGCTTAAAGGGAAAACGGTAGGAGATGAGGTGATGCAAAAACGCAAGCGGGTTggagacaaatggaaggttctcgAATCGTCCCTTATGATTCTTGATGATGCTATCTTGCTCTTTCATGACTTTTAA